The genomic region TGCCGTCGCCGGCCGGCTCGTTGGCCGCCACACCGGCGGCCTCCGCCTTCCGCGCGTCGCGCGGGCCCGGCGGCGAGGTCTCCGCCGGGACCTTCGTGCCGGGTGCGTCCGGCACTGCGGTCTCCGCGTCCGGCTGCCGGGTCTCGGCGGCACGCACCTGCGGCGACTTGTCGTCCGGTGCCTTCACGTCCGGTGCGGTGCTGCCGGTCGCCGCGGCGGCGGGAGTCCGCTCGCCCGTGCCGGCCTTACCTGTCGCGTCGCCGGACTGCACGGGCGTCGCCGGCTTGGCGGCCTCGGCGGCGGCCTTCGCCTTCGCCGCCTCCTTGTCCGCCTCGGCCTTGCTGCGGATCGGCGTGTTCGGGTCGAAGCCCGGCACCGAGACGCCGTGCTCCTGCGCCAGCCGCAGCCCGCGCAGAGTGGCCTCGCCCGGCCCGCCGTCGGCGACCGCGCCGTCCCGCTCGTCGGCGAAACCGGCGAGCTGCACCGCCATCTCCTTGAGCGTGCAGAGCCGGGCGCCACGGGTCGGCATCGGCCGGCCACCGGCACGCAGCTCGTCGACCACACCTACCGCAGTGGACGGGTCGACGCCGTCGAAGAAGTCGTAGTTGACGGTCATCACCGGCCCGTAGTCGCAGGCCGCCAGGCACTCGGCGTGCTCCAGCGTGATCGTCCCGTCGGCGGTCGTCTCGTCGTGCCCGACGCCCAGGTGCTCGGAGAGCGTGTCGTAGACCTCCTGACCGCCCAGCACGTTGCACATGGTGTTGGTGCAGACGCTGACCAGGAAGTCACCTGTCGGCTTGCGCTTGTACATCGTGTAGAAGGTGGCCACCGCGCCGACCTGGGCCTTGTTCAGGCCGAGCACCTCGGCGCAGAACGTGACACCAGCCGGCGAGACGTACCCCTCCTCGGACTGGACCAGGTGCAGCAGCGGCAGCAGCGCCGAGCGGGACCGGTCCGCCGGGTAGCGGGCGATGATCTCGCGCGCCCGCTCCCGGGTCTCGTCAGTGAACGTCGTCGTCATCGGTCACAACCACCCATCACGGGATCCAGCGAGGCGCCGCCGGCGATCACGTCGGCGATCAGGCCGCCCTCGGCCATCGCCGGCAGGGCCTGAAGGTTGACGAAGCTCGGCTCCCGGTAGTGCACCCGGTACGGCCGGGTACCACCGTCGGAGACCGCGTGCACGCCCAGCTCGCCGCGAGGCGACTCGATGCCGACGTACACCTGGCCGGGCGGGACCCGGAAGCCCTCGGTGACCAGCTTGAAGTGGTGGATCAGCGACTCCATCGACTGACCCATGATCTTCGCGACGTGCTCCAGCGAGTTACCCATGCCGTCGACACCGATGGCGAGCTGGGCCGGCCACGCGATCTTGCGATCGGCGACCATTACCGGACCCGGCTTCAGCCGGTCCAGCGCCTGCTCGACGAGCTTCATGGACTCCCGGATCTCGGCGAGCCGGACAATGTAGCGGCCCCACACGTCACCGTCGGTGTGGGTCGGCACGTCGAACTCGTAGGTCTCGTAGCCGCAGTACGGCATGGTCTTGCGCAGGTCCCAGGCGAGCCCGGCGGAGCGCAGCACCGGCCCGGTGACGCCGAGCGCCACACAGCCGGTGACGTCGAGGACCGCGACGTTCTTCGTCCGCTCCAGCCAGATCGGCTGGCCGGACAGCAGGTCCTCGTACTCCTTGAGCTTCTTCGGCATCATCTTGAGGAAGTCACGGATCTTGACGATGGCCTCGTCCGGAACGTCCTGCGCCACACCGCCCGGCCGGACGTACGCGTGGTTCATCCGCAGACCGGTGATGGTCTCGAAGATGTCCAGGATGTACTCCCGCTCGCGGAAGCCGTAGAGCATGATCGAGATCGCGCCCAGCTCCATGCCGGTGGTGGCCAGCCAGACCAGGTGCGACGAGATCCGGTTGAGCTCCATCATCAGCACGCGGATGGTGGTGGCGCGCTCGGTGATGTCGTCGGTGATGCCGAGCAGCTTCTCGACCGCGAGGGCGTACGCCGTCTCGTTGAAGATCGGGGCGAGATAGTCCATCCGGGTCACGAACGTCGAGCCCTGCACCCAGTTGCGGTATTCGAGGTTCTTCTCGATGCCGGTGTGCAGGTAGCCGACGACCGAGCGGGCCTCGCGGACCGTCTCGCCCTCAAGCTCCAGGATCAGGCGCAGCACCCCGTGCGTGGACGGGTGCTGCGGACCCATGTTGACCACGATCCGCTCGTCGTTGATCGGGTCGGTGCCCGA from Micromonospora profundi harbors:
- the nuoE gene encoding NADH-quinone oxidoreductase subunit NuoE, which produces MTTTFTDETRERAREIIARYPADRSRSALLPLLHLVQSEEGYVSPAGVTFCAEVLGLNKAQVGAVATFYTMYKRKPTGDFLVSVCTNTMCNVLGGQEVYDTLSEHLGVGHDETTADGTITLEHAECLAACDYGPVMTVNYDFFDGVDPSTAVGVVDELRAGGRPMPTRGARLCTLKEMAVQLAGFADERDGAVADGGPGEATLRGLRLAQEHGVSVPGFDPNTPIRSKAEADKEAAKAKAAAEAAKPATPVQSGDATGKAGTGERTPAAAATGSTAPDVKAPDDKSPQVRAAETRQPDAETAVPDAPGTKVPAETSPPGPRDARKAEAAGVAANEPAGDGKPAGDSTDAQERNLTEASASADGANNAAATETGAQK
- a CDS encoding NADH-quinone oxidoreductase subunit D, which encodes MTTSNYATERETTEGRVFTVTGGDWDTVVSGTDPINDERIVVNMGPQHPSTHGVLRLILELEGETVREARSVVGYLHTGIEKNLEYRNWVQGSTFVTRMDYLAPIFNETAYALAVEKLLGITDDITERATTIRVLMMELNRISSHLVWLATTGMELGAISIMLYGFREREYILDIFETITGLRMNHAYVRPGGVAQDVPDEAIVKIRDFLKMMPKKLKEYEDLLSGQPIWLERTKNVAVLDVTGCVALGVTGPVLRSAGLAWDLRKTMPYCGYETYEFDVPTHTDGDVWGRYIVRLAEIRESMKLVEQALDRLKPGPVMVADRKIAWPAQLAIGVDGMGNSLEHVAKIMGQSMESLIHHFKLVTEGFRVPPGQVYVGIESPRGELGVHAVSDGGTRPYRVHYREPSFVNLQALPAMAEGGLIADVIAGGASLDPVMGGCDR